The DNA sequence GTATTATTATATATAATACAAACCGCAGTAATAACTTGATGTTTATTATTATTTAATTCCATTAACATTGATATGGATTTTTCTCTATTTTCACCTTTACCATATATTTTATCATTAAAATATACAATTGTATCAGCTGATATAACAATTTTATCAGATCTATCATCTAATTCTTTAGCTGCTGCAAGACCTTTCCCAACAGCTAATTTTAAAGTCAAATTTACTGGATCAGATATATTTAAATTTTTTTTATATTCCTTTTCATTAAATTCAGGAATGTATACACTAAAATTTTCAAAAATTAAATTTAATATTTCTTTTCTTCTAGGAGAAGCACTCGCTAAATATATTTTCATATTAACTCCTTAATATTATAAGAAAAACCGACTAAAAAATTAATCGATATCTTTTTCATTAAACAATTTTAACATTCTTTTATCAGGAATAAACCAAATTAAAGCAACAAAAAAATATAATATTCTTAATATTACTGGATTAAAAAAAGTAAAAATTATAGCTACTATATGAAAATAAAGAATTTTTTCCTTTTAAATCATTACCTATATGCCTTCTAATTTTACCAGTTTTATCATTATTAATTACAATATTTTGTAAAATTAAATAAGCAAGAGCTGTAAATAATAGAACAATACCATAAAATTCTATCGGATAAATACTTGATTTAAAGCTATTAATCCAATCAGAAGCAAACGGTAATAAAGAAAT is a window from the Streptobacillus canis genome containing:
- a CDS encoding nucleoside triphosphate pyrophosphatase; this translates as MKIYLASASPRRKEILNLIFENFSVYIPEFNEKEYKKNLNISDPVNLTLKLAVGKGLAAAKELDDRSDKIVISADTIVYFNDKIYGKGENREKSISMLMELNNNKHQVITAVCIIYNNTIIKFTCSTNVYFGNNSIETIEYYVDKYKPFDKAGAYGIQDAGAILVERIEGSYHNVMGLPIREVYRELNKIIKE